GCAAATACACCACTGGCTCGTCAGGGAAAGACGCATGAATGCATCTCTAGTTTCTACCTTTTGATATTGTCGAGGTAATCCAGAAAATGCATGCTATGCATGGAGAAGGAAAAGTTCTTTCACACTTTGTAGAAAGTAAATCACAGATTGGGAAAGATTTGGAGGCATCTTTTGtgattttgtacactttgaCTCAGGACTGTGGcagaaataatttaaaaatatttttacacaaTGTTGATCATGTTAGAGCAACTGCATGTCatgttataataaaaaaataatgcatttgaaaaggttattttttttttttttttttttttttaaaggaaaggtcgacatgtaacatcaaagtttcatggactggcctgactcagttcaagaactgttttacagcaggttcctataacattacatacatttcaatacaatatatacaatatatatatatatatatcttattgttaatgggtgcaagtttgatttgttattaagaaatatgtgtatagccgtttaaattgcataatagaggtggcggatctgatttgaaggggtatcttattccagattaaaatagatgtgcggataaatgagttatgaccaaaattgttttggtatgctgggattcggatgaggtcctgtgtaactgagcgggtgatgcgggcctgtctttcattacggcctgggatgagtgaattaactataggtgggaaagaatttatatgtagttgatggaagagttttattgccatgagaattgtgtaattctgaaaggttagtgcattggagcgtgcaagtgacttgcagtgatgggtccagattgatagtctgccatgtattttgtatgccctattgtatagtctggctataggatccagagtttcttttgtggttagagaccaaatgggaagacagtatgataggttagacagtatgatagaatgtagataaatatttgagacattatgggtgagatatggcctgatcttgttatagacatacattttctgtttgagcttattagtgagagtgttaacatgttttttgtaggtgaggtgggagtctaagtgcactccaagatatttatatgtgtttgtgactactagagtttgatcggatagagtaatggggacagttatggagatgtttttcctaggtgagtggaaatacattatttcagttttttttatattgatcgtcagatggtttacttttagccggtcatgtaggagctggagatcagaagtaagtttggagtttatggtttcgatgttcggatctgagatgaaaataactgtgtcgtcagcatataatatgatttgagtttgtttgcatatgttaggcatgtcattgatgtacatgatgaataataatgggcccagtatgctgccctgggggacacccgtgggagatggtaacggagtagatgtggcctgaccaatattaacaacctggattctatccgcgaggtatgatgagagtatagttaacgctgagggggagagatgaaaggaagctagtttgttatggagtatttggtgattaactgtgtcaaaggctttacggaaatcgacaaagactgctcctgtgatgtggcctttattaagagaagtgcgtatatattctgtgagtagtagctgtgcagatagtgtagaacgagctgatcggaagccaaattgtgagttgttgagaaggttgtttgtttcaagatgttctataagttgttttgacagggttttttctaaaagttttgatataggtgggaggattgatatgggacggtagttggatagggttgttcggtcgtctgatttaaatatgggggcaatttttgcttttttccacgcagtcggaaatatggaatgtcttatgcagagattgattaaatggaggattaggggtaggaagctactggcatgggttttgtagaagtctgtgtttagttcatatatgtctttggcctttgagttattgagtgagctgagaatactggataactctgagagcgtaatctcagaaaaggttagcttgtctgatgagggagttataggtgtgggtggaaacggaggatcaaagtgttctgttagttctttaatagaggtgatgaagtaattattaaatgcatttgcaatctgttcctgatcagtagtgagtgtattttgtaaagatatttgtatgttgttatttgtattttcataaatttgcccagtgatggattttagtgtctgccagaggattttggggttcgtggcggcctgagtgatttgcttctggaagtaagtggttttagctttacttatctctaaggtgcatttatttctatttgagTTTGACTTTCTAACCCAGCACTGAGTTCGAAACATAGCTGGGTTATTTATTCTTAACGCTTGGATTGAGGATTTGACCAAGCGGGGTTGAGGGATAAAAACTACCCACACTTTGCATCCATTAAAGCTACCCTTATTAGATTACAAGGTGGTCAGTAGTGGTGGTTAAATGTAATACTCATTTTACTAAACAACATTTTGCAAGAATAAGAAGCAATTGTGATTTGCTGTTGACCAGCCGTGATCCTAATAAAGACAAATAGTATTCAAAATAAGCCGGACTTTCTGCCTTGATGACGAACTTATGTAATATAAGGGTCAAATATTTCTTAGACTTCAAAGATGATGCAATAGTGATGTTTTGTAAATTAGGGGGTGAGGGTAAAGGGCCAAAGAGAAACCAAATAGGCAGGAAAATTGCTAAAGTGCCCTGAGCTGACCAAAATATGGGTAAGTTATCACTTTATAAACATTGcctctgttttgtttgtgcCCATGCTCCTAATGATAACAGACAAGGTTATGATTGTTCTGTAGTATCTTGCCATAGTGAAGCTACAGGTTGCAGGCAAGCACTGGAAATTGCACAAACCCACAACCTTATTTATATGGCACATTACAGATCCTTCACATACAGCAATGACAATCCATTATAATAAGTAAATTTCCCAATTCTGCTCGAAAATATCGAGTAAAGTGCCAAATTCAAGAAATGCCTTTACTCCCATGAGAGCTTTCAGATTTTACAGCTTTGAAAAACGCGCAAATGCCACATCCAATATGCCGGTGACGTTGACGTACGAATATCTGCTAACGATTCATCCTGTAACACTTCCTGTACGTCAGACATTACTTCCGGTGCATAGGGCATAGTTACGACAGGTCAATGTGTCCTTCTACACACGTGTGTTGCGGCATCTCTCTCTAGTAGCCTTAAAGTATCCGGCCGGAAGAGCTAGCTGTGTCTCCATTTTCAAACATGCTCAAGTCAGTTGTCCGCGGGGTGGGAGCCGCTCTCCGCCTTCCGAAGGCCTCCACAGCACGGGCTTTGCCGCTTAGTTGCCCGACATTGTGCTCGCCAAGCGCGGCCACAGCCAGACCCTTCACCCGCTCACTCTGGATGATGAACGGCAACGGAGCTTCGGGGTACAGGCCAAAGCTGTTCACTTCCAAGCTGTTGAATCCATCGGCGTCGTGTGGATGCGGTGCTATGCACACAGAGGGTAAATGGCAAGGTTTTAAAGTTGAGCTAGTTACGAACCGGCTTAATGGCTTATTAAGAGTGCATTAGGGGGATCCTGGCTTATTTTAAAACCTCCTTATTGGTCAAGGACCCACACAGGACACTTTTTGGTTGTCCCTCTTGATCTGGAGAACAAGATGACTTGTCTCATGTGTAATTTGTTCTTGTTTTACAGGTGACAAGGCATTTGGGGAATTTCTATTTGACGAAATCAAAGAGGAGAAAAAGCTTCAGAAAAGCGGGGTTCTCCCCAAGATATCCGGAGGTTGGGAACTGTCTATGGACGGCACTGAGGCACTACTCACAAAACGCCTTGCTGGAGAAAAGTAAGGCACCTTCACTCTGTGGTCTATTTTGGCAGATCTCTAAATTTTGGGTTTGACTTTTTCTCTTCGTCCCCTTACAGAATCACGGTCACGTTCAATGTCAATAACAGCATTCTACCAAATTTTGCTGATGACGCGGAGCAAGGAGAGCAAAAACCAGAGGAAgaggtaccaaaaaaaaagtccagaatATCGTTTGAATGGCCCTCTTAAAATGATAAAAACCCGATTTGTCCTCACAGCCTGAAATTTTGTCGACGCCCAACTTTGTTGTTGAAGTTACAAAAGAGGCTGCAAAAGATACATTGGTGATTGACTGTCAATTCCTTCAAGATGAGGTAAGAACAAAAGTGGCAGCACAACTCGCGATGGATGTTTGGGTCATCTTGATCTCTTCTGGATAGTTGTCACATGGTGAAGAGGAGGAGAGCGACATCTTTGGCATCTTTGAGGTCAGCTTCCAGCCAGAAGGGGATACAGACTGGAAAGAAACTAGCTACACACTCACCAAAGACTCTCTGAATGACGTGAGTATTGTCACAATAACCCCGTCCTGATGGATTTCACAGTTTCTTTTCCCAGAAGTCTGGATTTACACGGCAGATAAATAATGCCGTTTTATGTCTTTTCCCAGGACCTCTATGATCACATGATGGACTATCTGGCAGACCGGGGTGTCGACAACACCTTTGCAGATGAACTGATGGAGCTGAGCACTGCCATCGAACATCAACAGTACATCAAATTTCTGGAAGAACTCAAAACGTTTGTGAAATGTAACTAATCTATTTATAGAGTCGAGGTGTTCCATTTTTGTCCAGTCCACACCAGCCGCAACTAACGTGAATATTTGTAGCACTTACTCAAAGATCATGTTGCGAGTTAGCTTCATTATTGGACAAGATGTGTTCTGGACATTAATTGCGTATATTGTTTTTCAAGGTCAAAATGGGATTAAAACAGTTCAACATATAGTTAACGTGTTGTGATTAATTTTTATGTTTGCTAATTGAGTGTTACATTCATTAAACCCTTTTTTGCAATCtggccaaaataaaaaaaaaataaagtaacaCCTCTCAGAAGACTAAAATGAAATatccaataaaataaatatccgCCCAAGCTACTTTTCTAAACGGTGAGTCGATATAAATAGGTATTGATTCAAAAATATTAATGTTCAGTGAATGGTtgacaataaaaaaactaaatatggTTTATAAAGTTCACATATACAGAGGTTCTGTGATTCGCAACTGGAGGGATCCTTGTCATTTCACTTTTAATTATTCCCCCACCACGGTCACATTGTGTtgttgccttaaaaaaaaaaaaaaaaaaagtctattaaTAATTACCACCTCGGGCTTCCCTTCGGGACTTTAACACCATCGAAGTGGATAGAATGCTATTGCGCAATCGTGCGCTCAGGAAGAAGTAGTGTGGCCTTAAAGAAGCTCCCCAAATCCGTCACTGCATTAAAGGAGGAGCAGCCGAAGTCATGACCGTCGGATTTTGGTGAATTCCAACCAGGGCAATGGCGGATAAAGAAATACTTAGTTTTGTCCACGACTCCTCCGTTTCCGAAGCGGACCACGCTCGATCAACTGTCAGCGGGCCATCTTACGGGCCTTTCACCTACACGCAGGTTATTCACAGCGGACACTTTATGGTAT
The Syngnathus typhle isolate RoL2023-S1 ecotype Sweden linkage group LG15, RoL_Styp_1.0, whole genome shotgun sequence DNA segment above includes these coding regions:
- the c1qbp gene encoding complement component 1 Q subcomponent-binding protein, mitochondrial, yielding MLKSVVRGVGAALRLPKASTARALPLSCPTLCSPSAATARPFTRSLWMMNGNGASGYRPKLFTSKLLNPSASCGCGAMHTEGDKAFGEFLFDEIKEEKKLQKSGVLPKISGGWELSMDGTEALLTKRLAGEKITVTFNVNNSILPNFADDAEQGEQKPEEEPEILSTPNFVVEVTKEAAKDTLVIDCQFLQDELSHGEEEESDIFGIFEVSFQPEGDTDWKETSYTLTKDSLNDDLYDHMMDYLADRGVDNTFADELMELSTAIEHQQYIKFLEELKTFVKCN